One region of Quercus lobata isolate SW786 chromosome 2, ValleyOak3.0 Primary Assembly, whole genome shotgun sequence genomic DNA includes:
- the LOC115971895 gene encoding uncharacterized protein LOC115971895: MELFQNAQVVRLRGHHDKFLFADDDEKSVSQDPNGSVKNARWTLEMVKNANVLRFKSCYGKYLTASNMPFLLGMTGKKVLQTFPKRLDSSVEWEPIREGFQVKLKTRYGQYLRGNGGVPPWRNSITHDIRHSTATSNWVLWDVDIVEIQRHSTLPRPMSQGASRTGSLALEASSKIKLLYPNQEKKFDLN; this comes from the coding sequence ATGGAACTTTTTCAAAATGCCCAAGTAGTACGTCTCCGAGGCCACCACGACAAGTTTCTATTTGCCGATGATGATGAAAAATCTGTAAGCCAAGATCCCAATGGTTCGGTCAAGAACGCTAGATGGACCTTGGAGATGGTTAAAAATGCCAACGTTTTACGTTTCAAAAGCTGTTATGGAAAGTACTTAACAGCCTCCAACATGCCATTTCTATTAGGAATGACAGGGAAGAAAGTGCTACAAACATTTCCAAAAAGATTGGATTCCTCGGTTGAATGGGAACCCATTAGAGAAGGATTCCAGGTCAAGCTCAAGACACGTTATGGCCAATACTTGCGTGGAAATGGGGGTGTGCCGCCTTGGCGGAACTCGATCACACATGATATTCGACATAGTACTGCAACATCGAATTGGGTTCTGTGGGATGTGGATATCGTAGAGATTCAAAGGCATTCTACACTACCTCGACCAATGTCACAAGGTGCTAGTCGAACTGGTTCCTTAGCTTTAGAAGCAAGCTCCAAAATTAAACTCCTTTACCCTAATCAAGAGAAGAAGTTTGATTTGAATTGA
- the LOC115971884 gene encoding uncharacterized protein LOC115971884, producing MEFFKDATAVRLRSHFNKYLVAEDDEKRVRQRSNGASNRAFWTIEIVEENSNLIRLKSCHGKYLKASDEPFLLGVTGKKVLQAKRVSENDSSMEWEPRKDGVYLKLRTKSGNYLTATQDWILWEVDMDITRDRSSLSSFSINSSVVEDYEGSECSETSMPSPISIDEIASERKDEEGSGNSKKSDEDEIIKPGTQVVL from the exons ATGGAGTTCTTTAAGGACGCCACAGCTGTAAGACTCAGGAGTCACTTCAACAAGTACCTAGTAGCTGAAGACGACGAAAAAAGAGTACGGCAGAGGAGCAACGGGGCCTCAAACAGAGCGTTTTGGACCATCGAGATTGTGGAAGAAAACAGCAACCTTATCCGCTTGAAAAGCTGCCATGGCAAGTACCTCAAGGCCTCAGACGAACCATTTTTACTAGGGGTGACAGGGAAAAAAGTGTTACAAGCTAAGCGAGTATCAGAAAATGATAGTTCTATGGAGTGGGAGCCTAGAAAAGATGGTGTTTACTTGAAATTGAGGACGAAAAGTGGGAATTATCT AACTGCAACGCAGGATTGGATTCTTTGGGAGGTGGATATGGACATAACAAGAGATCGTTCGTCTTTATCATCATTTTCAATAAACTCTTCGGTTGTGGAGGATTATGAGGGGTCTGAGTGTTCGGAAACAAGCATGCCATCACCTATCTCTATAGATGAGATTGCAAGTGAAAGAAAG GATGAAGAAGGATCTGGTAATTCCAAGAAATCTGATGAGGATGAAATCATAAAACCTGGTACTCAG GTTGTCCTCTAA
- the LOC115978332 gene encoding uncharacterized protein LOC115978332, with protein sequence MELFHKAQVVRFRSHHDKYLLADEDEEAVSQDRNGSVKNARWTVEFIDNANVLRFKSCYGKYLTASNMPFLLGMTGKKVLQTLPKRLDSSLEWEPIREGFQVRLRTRYGQYLRANGGLPPWRNSITHDIPHRTATQDWVLWEVDMVEIRMQSPPTPLVLQPVKRTDSFSSEAGSKIELMSPDLGEELSNELSGSPMKAEGRIIYYNVANEKGDVEDESKGLSFTFKGSGVEELKQKLMEETALSDILVCSRNPLNGELYPIRLHLPPNKTNMHVVVVPSSWKGNPTEL encoded by the exons ATGGAACTTTTCCATAAGGCCCAAGTGGTACGTTTCCGAAGCCACCATGACAAGTACCTACTAGCCGATGAGGATGAAGAAGCTGTAAGCCAAGATCGCAATGGTTCGGTCAAGAATGCTAGATGGACTGTGGAGTTCATTGACAATGCCAATGTTTTACGTTTCAAAAGCTGTTATGGAAAGTACTTAACAGCTTCAAACATGCCATTTCTATTAGGAATGACAGGCAAGAAAGTGCTACAAACATTGCCAAAAAGATTGGATTCCTCGTTGGAATGGGAGCCCATTAGAGAAGGATTCCAGGTCAGGCTCAGGACACGTTACGGCCAATACTTACGTGCAAATGGAGGTTTGCCACCTTGGCGGAACTCGATCACGCATGATATTCCACATAGAACTGCAACGCAGGATTGGGTTCTGTGGGAGGTGGATATGGTAGAGATTCGAATGCAATCTCCACCTACTCCACTGGTGTTACAACCGGTTAAACGAACggattctttttcttcagaAGCAGGCTCCAAGATTGAACTTATGTCCCCTGATTTGGGAGAAGAG TTGAGTAACGAGTTATCTGGTTCACCCATGAAAGCCGAAGGCAGGATTATCTATTATAACGTGGCTAATGAAAAAGGAGATGTTGAGGACGAATCCAAAGGACTTTCCTTCACATTCAAGGGGAGTGGTGTGGAGGAATTAAAGCAAAAGTTGATGGAAGAGACGGCACTTAGTGATATCCTTGTGTGCTCTCGCAATCCCTTGAATGGGGAACTGTACCCCATTCGCTTACATCTTCCTCCAAACAAGACTAATATGCATGTCGTTGTTGTTCCATCATCATGGAAag GGAATCCTACTGAACTATAA